One genomic segment of Ctenopharyngodon idella isolate HZGC_01 chromosome 7, HZGC01, whole genome shotgun sequence includes these proteins:
- the hmgb3a gene encoding high mobility group protein B3a: MAKGDPRKPKGKMSAYAYFVQTCREEHKKKSPEIPVSFSEFSKRCSGRWKAMSDKEKSRFDDMAKQDKVRYDQEMMHYMPGKRGKKKDPNAPKRPPSGFFLFCSDHRPQIKAQYPSLGIGDVAKKLGEQWNSLTDSNKQPYLIKANKLKDKYQKDVADYKTKGKVGSVSVPVPMGMMANCMAPKPMMKSNMDDEDDDEEEEDEEEDDDEYDDDE; encoded by the exons ATGGCAAAAGGGGACCCCAGGAAGCCCAAGGGCAAGATGTCTGCCTATGCCTACTTCGTTCAGACATGCCGAGAGGAGCACAAGAAGAAAAGCCCTGAGATTCCGGTCAGCTTTTCAGAATTCTCCAAAAGATGCTCTGGAAGATGGAAG GCGATGTCCGATAAAGAGAAATCCAGATTCGACGACATGGCCAAACAGGATAAGGTGCGTTATGATCAGGAGATGATGCATTACATGCCTGGAAAGAGAGGCAAAAAGAAGGATCCCAACGCACCCAAGAGACCACC CTCTGGATTTTTCTTATTCTGCTCGGATCATCGTCCACAAATCAAGGCTCAGTATCCCAGCCTGGGTATCGGAGACGTGGCCAAAAAACTGGGCGAACAGTGGAACAGCCTCACAGATTCCAACAAACAACCCTACCTGATAAAGGCCAACAAGCTGAAGGACAAGTATCAAAAG GATGTTGCGGACTACAAGACGAAGGGCAAGGTTGGGAGTGTGTCCGTGCCCGTGCCCATGGGAATGATGGCGAATTGTATGGCTCCAAAACCCATGATGAAGAGCAATAtggatgatgaagatgatgatgaggaggaggaagacGAGGAAGAGGATGATGATGAATACGATGATGATGAATAg